From the genome of Pseudomonas sp. WJP1:
AGTCGGGCTATTTCTTCGCGGTCAGCGATCCGCGCAAGTTGACCGAGGTCGAGGCCAAGGTGCAGACATTGCGCGCGGTGGGCGCCTCTGCGCAGTTTCTGCAAGGTGAGGCGTTGAGTCGAAAGTTGGGAACCCGGCACTACCAGGCGGCGATCTGGTGCGGCAATGGCAATGCGTTGCTGCAACCGGCTAAATACGTCAAAGGGCTGCTCGATGCACTGCCGCCGCAGGTGACACTGTTCGAAAACACCGAGATCAGCGGCCTGCAGCGCCTAGCCAATGGGCGCATCCGCGCCGGCGGTGTGCATGGCTGCATAGAGGCCAGCAACGTGCTGGTGTGCCTCAATGCCTTCATTCCCCGTTCCGGGATCAGTGACAGCGGCACCTTCGCCATGGAACTCAGCGCCAGCCTCACCCGGCCCCTGAGCGACGAAGAATTCCAGGCTATTGGCGCCGTCGAGCCCTGGGGCGTGTTGTCGACCCGACCCCTGGGGGCCACCGTGCGCCTGACCCCGGATCGCCGGGTGATGATTCGCAACACCGCCGAATACCGCGCCCACGACTTGTCGCCCGGCGAACTGGCGACCCGGCGCCAACACCATGTACTGGGCCTGCAGCGGCGTTTCCCGCTGTTGGGCGCCCAGGACATTCAATACACCTGGACCGGCCACCTCAGCGCTTCGCGCTCCGGGCAACCGTATTTTGCCAAGGTCGAGGAGGGCGTGTTCGCCGTGGCCGGGTGCAACGGCTCCGGCGTAGCGCGCGGCACGCTGTGGGGGCGGCTGCTGGCGGAGCTGGCATCGGGAATCGAATCAAAGGTTTTGCAATCGGTCATCGAGCGCGCCCAGCCCGGCTGGCTGCCGCCCAAGCCCTTGCTGGATATCGGTGCCATGCTGCGTATGCGCGTAGAGACGGCCCGGGCCAGAAGCGAAATCTAGAACACCGCCTTTCACTCACGACAAAAACACTTCAACACGAAGGTGATCGAACATGCGCGTCAATACCGTTTCCCTGGTGGCCCTGCTCTCTACGTTTTGCGCCGCCGCCCACGCCGATGAAACCGTGAACATCTCCAACTGGAATGGCTACATAGCCGACGACACCCTGGCCACGTTCACCCGGGAAACCGGGATCAAGGCCACCTACGACATCCATGACAGCAACGAAGTGCTGGAATCGAAGTTGATGACGGGCAATACCGGGTACGACGTGGTCAGCCCGTCGAACCATTTCCTATCGCGCCTGATCAAGGCCGGGGCGATCCAGAAGCTCGACAGGAGCCAGTTGCCGGGCTGGAGCAACCTTGATCCGGTGCTGATGAAAAAGCTCGAGGTCAACGACCCCGGCAACCAGTACGGTTATCCCTACATGTGGGGCACCGCGGGCATCGGCTATAACGTCGAGAAGATCAAGGCGATCTTCGGCAACACCGACGTCACCCGTTCCTGGAGCCTGTTTTTCGATGAGGCCAATATCAAGAAGCTCAGCGAATGTGGCGTGGCGATCATCGACAACCCGACGCAAGTGCTGCCGATCACCCTCAACTACCTGGGCTTGCCACCCCACAGCCATGAGCCGGCCGATTACAAGAAAGCCGAACAGGCGCTGCTGAAGATTCGGCCTTACGTGCAGTATTTCCACGCCTCCAAGTACATCAGCGACCTGGCCAACGGCAACGTCTGCGCGGTGATCGGCTTCAACGGCGACATCGTGCAGGCGGCCGCCAGCGCCAGGGAAGCGAAAAACGGCATCGACATCGCCTATTCGATCCCGCAGGAGGGCTCCACGTTGTGGTTCGACATGGTGGTCATGCCCAAGAGCGCACCGCACCAGAAGAACGGCTACACCTACATGAACTACCTGCTGCAACCCCAGGTGATTGCCAACATCAGCAACAGCATCCACTACGCCAATCCCAACAGCGCAGCGGATGCCGATGTGGTGCCGGCGGTGAAGCAGGACCTGGCGATCTACCCGCCCAAAGCGGTGATGGACAAGCTGTTCACGGTAGAGGATTTGCCAGCGTCCATCGCCCGCTTGACCACGCGCCTGTGGACCAAGTTGAAAACCAATACGTAGGAGCGGTTCCCGCAGGATCAGGCCAGCATCGACACCAAGCCACCCTGGCGATCCAGTTTGGCCAGGTCGTCGAAGCCGCCGATGTGCGTGTCGCCGATGAAAATCTGCGGCACGCTGCGCCGGCCGCTGCGGCTGAGCATCTCCTCAAGCTTGCCGGGCGAGTGCTGAACGTTGATCTCCCGGGGCGTTACGCCTTTGCCGGCCAGCAGCGCCTTGGCGCTGCGGCAGTAAGGGCAGGTGTCGGTGGTGTACATGGTTACTGTCTTCATTAAATCGATCCTCTGCAGCAGGCTGGGTCAGGCGTCGATCGCCGGAAAGTCGATCTCGGTCAGGGCGGCGTTGTTCAGGTAGTTGGTCAGCGTTTGCGCAGCGACATGGGCGATCACTTCGATGATTTTCGCGTCATCGATTCCAGCGGCGCGGGCCGCGGCAATTTGCTCGCTGCCCAAGTGGCCACGACTTTCGGTGATTTGCCGGGCGAGCAAGGCATACGCATCGAGTTGGCCCTGGCGTGCGCTGAGGATCTCCTCGCTGGAAAGCCCCGCCTTCCCGGCAAACAACGTGTGCGCCGCCAGGCAGTAGTCGCAGCCGTTGACCTGGGAGGTGGCGAGGAAAATCGCTTCCTTCTGGGTGGCGCTCAAGGATGTCTTGCCCAAGGCCGCCGAGTTCTGCAGGTAGGCGGCCAGTACCGCGGGGGCGTGGGCCAGGACCCGGAACACGTTGGGCAGGAAGCCGATTTTCTTCTGTACGCCGTCGAGCAATGGGCGGGCGGTCTCGGCGGCGTGTTCGAGGCTGACTGGGTTGATGCGTGGCATGGTGATTCTCCGTGGTTGATGCGCGACAAGCGCTGGGTACGGAGTGAATGCTATTGATTCGGGCTGGTTTATTGGATGCAAATCGTCGACGATATGCGACAGATCGTCCAGAACTGCTGCCGGAGGCCCTTCATGGATCGCC
Proteins encoded in this window:
- a CDS encoding carboxymuconolactone decarboxylase family protein — protein: MPRINPVSLEHAAETARPLLDGVQKKIGFLPNVFRVLAHAPAVLAAYLQNSAALGKTSLSATQKEAIFLATSQVNGCDYCLAAHTLFAGKAGLSSEEILSARQGQLDAYALLARQITESRGHLGSEQIAAARAAGIDDAKIIEVIAHVAAQTLTNYLNNAALTEIDFPAIDA
- the grxC gene encoding glutaredoxin 3 — encoded protein: MKTVTMYTTDTCPYCRSAKALLAGKGVTPREINVQHSPGKLEEMLSRSGRRSVPQIFIGDTHIGGFDDLAKLDRQGGLVSMLA
- a CDS encoding polyamine ABC transporter substrate-binding protein; the protein is MRVNTVSLVALLSTFCAAAHADETVNISNWNGYIADDTLATFTRETGIKATYDIHDSNEVLESKLMTGNTGYDVVSPSNHFLSRLIKAGAIQKLDRSQLPGWSNLDPVLMKKLEVNDPGNQYGYPYMWGTAGIGYNVEKIKAIFGNTDVTRSWSLFFDEANIKKLSECGVAIIDNPTQVLPITLNYLGLPPHSHEPADYKKAEQALLKIRPYVQYFHASKYISDLANGNVCAVIGFNGDIVQAAASAREAKNGIDIAYSIPQEGSTLWFDMVVMPKSAPHQKNGYTYMNYLLQPQVIANISNSIHYANPNSAADADVVPAVKQDLAIYPPKAVMDKLFTVEDLPASIARLTTRLWTKLKTNT
- a CDS encoding NAD(P)/FAD-dependent oxidoreductase; the encoded protein is MENVCGWIAQAGDSPLRDSLKGTQQADWLVIGAGITGLCAAHSLAELHPKARIVVVDRQRAAQGASARNSGFVVAHENPTHAELQGRPGFAGFQVDTSIARAASDEVRQRITRHGIDCDFRESGYFFAVSDPRKLTEVEAKVQTLRAVGASAQFLQGEALSRKLGTRHYQAAIWCGNGNALLQPAKYVKGLLDALPPQVTLFENTEISGLQRLANGRIRAGGVHGCIEASNVLVCLNAFIPRSGISDSGTFAMELSASLTRPLSDEEFQAIGAVEPWGVLSTRPLGATVRLTPDRRVMIRNTAEYRAHDLSPGELATRRQHHVLGLQRRFPLLGAQDIQYTWTGHLSASRSGQPYFAKVEEGVFAVAGCNGSGVARGTLWGRLLAELASGIESKVLQSVIERAQPGWLPPKPLLDIGAMLRMRVETARARSEI